The Microlunatus soli genome contains the following window.
GTGGCGACGGCTGCGGTCCTCGGCGACCAGTGCATCGCCGGCCGGCGTCGTGCTGAACCGGACCTTGCGGCCGTCGTGCGGGTCGGGTCCGCGGACGGCGTAGCCGGCCGCGGTCAGCCGATTCACCGTCTGACTCATCGACGCCGGCGTGACCCGCTCCTGGTCACTCAGCTCCCGCAATGTCTGTGGTCCGTCCTTCACCAGGATCGTGAGCACGGTGATCGCGGCATCGCCGAGGTCGCCGTCGATCCGGTCGGATCGGAAGCGGCGGTAGAGCCGGACGACCGCGGTCGCCACCTCCTGGCGTAGTTCCCTCAGGTCGGCCTCAGCCGACCGTGCGGTGTTGCTTGTCTCGCCACTCACAAGTCATTAGCATAACGAACGAAGTCGTTAATATACCTAATGAGAGGTGTGAGCGTCACGCCTGCAAGAGCCGCATCCTTCGACCGGCGGCTGATTCCGCCGATGTTGCTCGGGGCGATGCTGAATCCGATCAACTCCTCGATCATCGCGGTGTCACTGATTCCGATCGGGATGGCCTTCGGTGCGCCGCCCGCGGAAACGACCTGGT
Protein-coding sequences here:
- a CDS encoding MarR family winged helix-turn-helix transcriptional regulator — translated: MSGETSNTARSAEADLRELRQEVATAVVRLYRRFRSDRIDGDLGDAAITVLTILVKDGPQTLRELSDQERVTPASMSQTVNRLTAAGYAVRGPDPHDGRKVRFSTTPAGDALVAEDRSRRHNWFLSHLSELSPADRKALARAASILREIADGD